The Fortiea contorta PCC 7126 genome has a segment encoding these proteins:
- a CDS encoding response regulator transcription factor, translating into MYTSESTKFSTRAEIGQASRILLVEDEELIREMLVVALEEEGYGVVTASDGRTAVEYLKSYEPNSGELGFDLVILDLMLPQINGLDICRLLRHQGNPVPIMMLSAKGSETDRVLGLEVGADDYLTKPFSMRELVARCRALLRRQRLSTLPQLPVLKYKDVTLNPQECRVLVRNQEVSLSPKEFRLLELFMSYARRVWSREQLLDQVWGPDFVGDSKTVDVHIRWLREKLEQDPSRPEYIVTVRGFGYRFG; encoded by the coding sequence ATGTACACCAGCGAATCAACGAAGTTTTCTACCAGAGCGGAAATCGGACAAGCGAGCCGCATTCTTTTAGTGGAAGATGAGGAACTCATCAGGGAAATGTTAGTTGTGGCATTGGAGGAGGAAGGTTACGGGGTGGTAACAGCCTCTGATGGGCGGACGGCTGTAGAATATCTCAAAAGCTATGAACCCAATTCCGGAGAATTAGGTTTTGATTTGGTGATTCTGGATTTGATGCTACCGCAGATTAACGGACTGGATATTTGCCGCTTGCTGCGTCATCAAGGCAACCCGGTACCAATTATGATGTTGAGTGCTAAGGGGAGTGAAACTGACCGTGTGTTGGGCTTAGAAGTGGGTGCGGATGATTATCTAACTAAGCCTTTTAGTATGCGTGAATTAGTGGCTCGTTGTCGCGCCTTGCTGCGTCGTCAGCGGTTGAGCACTTTGCCGCAACTACCAGTATTAAAATACAAGGATGTGACTCTGAATCCTCAAGAGTGTCGGGTGCTGGTTCGCAATCAAGAGGTGAGTTTGTCGCCGAAGGAATTCCGCTTGCTGGAACTGTTTATGAGCTACGCTCGTCGTGTTTGGTCGCGGGAACAGTTGCTAGATCAGGTCTGGGGGCCAGATTTTGTAGGGGATAGTAAAACTGTTGATGTTCATATCCGTTGGTTGAGAGAAAAATTGGAGCAAG
- the hisA gene encoding 1-(5-phosphoribosyl)-5-[(5-phosphoribosylamino)methylideneamino]imidazole-4-carboxamide isomerase yields MDVIPAIDLLEGRCVRLYQGDYTRSQVFNENPVDVAKQWVDQGAAKLHVVDLDGAKTGKLVNVGAIEAIAQAVSIPIQVGGGLRDRHSVQQLLNIGVQRAILGTVAVEQPELVQQLCQEFPGQIIVGIDARNGLVATRGWLETSEILATQLAVQMAELGAVAIIYTDIHRDGTLSGPNLEALSELARSISIPIIASGGVSSVTDLLSLLALETQGVTGVIVGRALYTGDISLKEALRAIGPGRIQDIPPDLDFTTFA; encoded by the coding sequence ATGGATGTAATTCCAGCAATTGATTTATTAGAAGGGCGCTGTGTACGGCTTTATCAAGGAGACTATACCCGATCGCAGGTGTTTAATGAGAATCCTGTTGATGTCGCTAAACAGTGGGTTGATCAGGGTGCGGCTAAACTACACGTAGTTGATTTAGATGGCGCCAAAACAGGTAAACTGGTAAATGTAGGGGCTATCGAGGCGATCGCTCAAGCAGTATCAATCCCTATTCAAGTAGGGGGTGGATTGCGCGATCGCCATAGTGTGCAACAATTGCTCAATATAGGTGTACAGCGGGCAATTTTGGGTACAGTCGCTGTCGAACAACCCGAATTAGTCCAACAACTGTGTCAAGAATTTCCAGGACAGATTATCGTTGGCATTGATGCCCGTAACGGACTAGTAGCAACTCGTGGTTGGTTAGAAACTTCAGAGATTCTCGCCACTCAATTAGCTGTGCAAATGGCAGAGTTGGGAGCAGTGGCAATTATTTATACAGATATCCATCGTGATGGTACTCTATCCGGCCCGAATTTAGAAGCTTTGAGCGAATTGGCTCGATCAATTTCTATACCAATAATTGCGTCGGGTGGGGTAAGTTCTGTTACCGACTTATTAAGTTTGTTAGCGTTAGAAACCCAAGGCGTGACAGGTGTAATTGTCGGTCGAGCGTTGTATACTGGCGATATTTCTTTAAAAGAAGCACTGCGAGCGATCGGCCCAGGACGGATTCAAGATATCCCACCTGATTTAGATTTTACCACCTTTGCTTAA
- a CDS encoding DUF3593 domain-containing protein has product MMSKETLFALSLFPYLGFLWLINRSKLMPRLALYGFYGTLVFVGVTIPAGIYAKLHYRESLANVDWLHGGAEVFLTLSNILIVLGFWQAVKQLKVQKGIGTRG; this is encoded by the coding sequence ATGATGTCTAAAGAAACCCTGTTCGCACTTTCACTGTTTCCCTATTTGGGTTTCTTGTGGTTGATCAACCGCAGTAAACTAATGCCAAGGTTAGCATTGTACGGTTTTTACGGTACTCTAGTTTTTGTCGGTGTTACCATCCCCGCCGGGATTTATGCTAAATTGCACTATCGAGAGTCGTTAGCAAACGTCGATTGGCTCCACGGCGGTGCAGAAGTTTTTCTCACGCTTTCTAACATCTTGATTGTGCTGGGTTTTTGGCAAGCTGTAAAGCAATTAAAAGTGCAGAAGGGGATAGGGACTAGAGGATAG
- a CDS encoding DUF2499 domain-containing protein: MHALSIPTWIIHVSSVIEWISAIWLIWTYGELTNNRTWWGLSLAMLPALVSAMCACTWHYFDNAESLEWLVTLQATTTLIGNFTLLAAAVWIWRSAQSPDTTANSVKANIKSEP, translated from the coding sequence ATGCACGCCCTTTCGATTCCCACCTGGATAATTCATGTTTCTAGCGTGATTGAGTGGATTTCCGCCATTTGGCTAATCTGGACTTATGGCGAACTTACCAACAACCGCACTTGGTGGGGATTGTCCCTTGCCATGTTACCAGCTTTAGTCAGCGCCATGTGTGCCTGCACTTGGCACTATTTCGACAACGCCGAATCTTTGGAATGGTTAGTCACACTCCAAGCTACCACCACTTTAATCGGCAATTTTACGCTTTTAGCAGCCGCAGTCTGGATTTGGCGCTCTGCTCAGTCTCCCGACACAACCGCTAATTCTGTCAAAGCAAATATTAAATCAGAGCCATGA
- the csaB gene encoding polysaccharide pyruvyl transferase CsaB: protein MRALLSGYYGKGNGGDEALLATLLQMLPPHVTPVVLSGNPEETRSRYGVESHERMAVAPVLQALRSCDAFVWGGGSLIQDVTSTISPVYYGGLMALAQKMGLKTVAWAQGIGPLKRAPTRFLAKYSFGHCTKVSVRDRASAALLSDWQIPFLIAPDPVWALSSRPVPGLWDLPAPRVAVTLRSHPQLTQARLANLTRALIDFQIATQAFILLLPFQKSEDLSIAQAIAPQLPNVSKILCLEDPQLLKGVFQGVEMAIGMRLHSLIMAAAEGCRCFALSYDPKVNRLMEDLDMPGWDLTSLPEDANVISTTWIEHYANGDPLSPAQIQSLVDRALMHRQVLQEAFT from the coding sequence ATGCGGGCGTTATTGTCTGGGTATTACGGAAAAGGTAATGGTGGTGATGAAGCTTTGTTGGCAACGCTTTTGCAGATGTTACCACCTCATGTAACCCCTGTGGTGCTTTCGGGGAATCCTGAAGAAACCCGCTCACGCTATGGTGTGGAATCCCACGAGCGCATGGCTGTTGCACCTGTACTGCAAGCATTGCGCTCTTGTGATGCTTTCGTTTGGGGCGGTGGTAGTTTAATTCAAGACGTGACCAGTACTATTAGTCCTGTATACTACGGAGGACTAATGGCTTTGGCGCAAAAGATGGGTTTGAAAACCGTCGCTTGGGCGCAGGGTATCGGCCCTCTCAAACGCGCACCAACTCGCTTTTTAGCAAAATACTCCTTCGGACATTGTACCAAAGTTAGTGTCCGCGATCGCGCCAGTGCAGCTTTATTATCTGATTGGCAAATTCCTTTTCTCATCGCACCTGACCCGGTGTGGGCGTTGTCATCCCGGCCAGTACCGGGACTGTGGGACTTACCTGCGCCGAGAGTAGCTGTGACTTTGCGATCGCACCCCCAACTAACACAAGCACGCTTGGCTAATTTAACTCGCGCTTTGATTGATTTCCAAATTGCCACCCAAGCCTTCATTTTATTATTGCCGTTTCAAAAAAGCGAAGATTTGAGCATTGCTCAAGCAATTGCGCCCCAACTCCCAAATGTGAGCAAAATCTTGTGTCTGGAAGATCCGCAGCTTTTAAAAGGTGTGTTTCAGGGTGTAGAAATGGCGATCGGTATGCGTCTACACAGCTTAATTATGGCTGCTGCAGAAGGTTGTCGCTGTTTTGCTCTCAGTTATGACCCCAAGGTCAATCGTTTGATGGAAGATTTAGACATGCCTGGGTGGGATTTAACCAGTTTACCAGAAGATGCCAACGTCATCAGTACAACTTGGATCGAGCATTACGCCAACGGTGATCCACTTTCACCCGCCCAAATTCAATCTTTGGTGGATCGAGCTTTAATGCATCGTCAAGTTCTGCAGGAAGCTTTCACCTGA
- a CDS encoding amidoligase family protein — MSELNWKIGFEIELMAPKGLSRKDLAEAIALQYHGFVHRIFYPQSEPSHVPGTPLFHNLTLGFEVIDPQGNLIVRCVDDLTLQNDLDKTQQSQSEWYRIVSDDTRLLHLVMCQADPQAASTEVLKPIADLFATELEVGPGGMVRVADHTGNPIAIAALLPGERERPCELITPPIDHNHFQCLQLLLDKARALGFTIPYEGATHFHFDATKLCSPQVFANLVNILWTYGEILKKLVGTNPHCTRLGSWDEELLILVNDPDFCEMSWFDVQEYLGKLELTKYCDFNLKNLIHPIPDKFTFEARIFPAWLDPEPVIASAALMEAILNYAVSAPKIAPVAPWAWKLETVVDFLNILPISQDFRQIWLSIAASVV, encoded by the coding sequence ATGTCTGAGTTAAATTGGAAAATCGGTTTTGAAATTGAGCTAATGGCGCCGAAAGGACTGAGCAGAAAGGATTTAGCAGAGGCGATCGCTCTACAATATCATGGCTTTGTCCATCGCATCTTTTATCCCCAATCTGAACCGAGTCATGTTCCAGGAACGCCGTTGTTTCACAATCTGACTTTGGGATTTGAGGTGATTGATCCGCAAGGAAATCTGATTGTGCGCTGTGTCGATGATCTGACTCTCCAAAACGACTTAGACAAAACTCAACAATCACAGTCGGAATGGTATCGAATTGTCAGCGACGATACCAGACTTTTACACTTAGTTATGTGTCAAGCTGATCCTCAAGCTGCTTCCACTGAAGTACTCAAGCCAATTGCAGATTTATTTGCGACAGAATTAGAAGTAGGGCCTGGTGGGATGGTGCGTGTAGCTGATCATACAGGTAATCCGATTGCGATCGCTGCACTATTACCAGGAGAACGAGAACGCCCTTGTGAATTAATTACCCCACCCATCGATCACAATCATTTCCAGTGTTTGCAGTTGCTCCTCGACAAGGCGCGCGCATTGGGTTTTACAATTCCCTATGAAGGTGCAACACACTTTCATTTTGATGCTACCAAATTATGCTCTCCACAAGTCTTCGCTAACTTAGTCAATATTTTGTGGACATACGGGGAAATTCTCAAAAAATTGGTGGGAACTAACCCTCATTGCACACGTTTGGGGTCTTGGGATGAAGAGTTGTTAATCTTAGTCAATGATCCTGATTTTTGTGAGATGTCTTGGTTTGATGTCCAAGAATATCTTGGCAAACTGGAGTTAACAAAATACTGCGACTTTAACCTGAAAAACTTAATTCATCCCATTCCCGACAAATTCACTTTTGAAGCTCGGATTTTTCCCGCTTGGTTAGATCCAGAACCTGTGATAGCATCAGCCGCATTAATGGAAGCCATTCTTAACTATGCAGTGTCAGCGCCTAAAATAGCGCCTGTCGCACCTTGGGCATGGAAATTAGAAACTGTGGTAGACTTTCTCAATATTCTGCCCATAAGTCAAGATTTTCGCCAAATTTGGTTATCTATAGCTGCTAGCGTGGTATGA
- the pgeF gene encoding peptidoglycan editing factor PgeF — translation MHTWHWRNGDELPYLTCSLLEFWHHGFFTQQFWPCSPAELTKVLQPEASVYRLKQVHGNTVFTPSEIDSLLSTIADDLVSADGLVSEQPLQAVWVASADCTPVLIGDVKTGQVAAIHAGWRGTAKKIVPEAIARLQSQGSQLVDLRLALGPAIAGEVYQVSVEVAAEVGASIISHDDQKYIIEALQNFPNSPLLADPNPGKIRLDVRRVNCLQLENLGMSAEQIAIAPYCTFQTPENFFSYRREKEKKVQWSGIISR, via the coding sequence ATGCACACTTGGCACTGGCGCAATGGGGATGAACTGCCTTACCTGACTTGTAGTCTGTTGGAGTTTTGGCATCACGGCTTCTTTACCCAGCAGTTTTGGCCTTGCTCACCAGCGGAGTTAACAAAGGTGTTGCAACCAGAAGCATCAGTTTATCGTTTGAAACAGGTTCATGGCAATACTGTATTCACGCCGTCGGAAATTGATTCTCTCTTAAGCACGATCGCGGATGATTTAGTTTCGGCGGATGGTTTAGTGAGTGAGCAACCGCTACAAGCTGTTTGGGTGGCTAGCGCTGATTGTACTCCTGTGTTGATTGGAGATGTGAAAACTGGACAAGTGGCGGCTATCCATGCGGGATGGCGGGGAACGGCTAAGAAGATTGTTCCAGAAGCGATCGCCCGTTTACAATCTCAAGGTAGCCAGTTAGTAGATTTACGTTTAGCACTCGGCCCAGCGATCGCTGGTGAAGTTTATCAAGTTTCCGTTGAGGTGGCTGCTGAGGTTGGGGCTAGTATTATATCACATGACGACCAAAAATATATCATTGAGGCATTACAAAATTTCCCCAATTCACCACTGTTAGCAGACCCGAACCCAGGAAAAATCCGCTTGGATGTGCGTCGGGTGAATTGCTTACAGTTGGAAAATTTGGGGATGAGTGCGGAACAGATAGCGATCGCACCTTATTGTACTTTTCAAACTCCAGAGAATTTCTTTTCTTACCGCCGGGAGAAGGAGAAAAAGGTACAGTGGTCGGGGATTATCAGCAGGTAA
- a CDS encoding biotin--[acetyl-CoA-carboxylase] ligase, whose protein sequence is MGFDQQKLSAALKAGRKYEYLPFSLHIFTSVASTNQTLHSLLEQGAGAGCVVIATQQTAGRGQWGRQWLSATGGLYLSVAITPDLEASNAYQLTLASAWGIAARLQKCGVGVGIKWPNDLVLEGRKLGGILTETKIYQSKITQAVIGVGINWANPVPETGINLVSWQASQNFPPISCLEMLTCEVLLGIESGVQCLFEEGISIILSHYSDLLINIGDQVRINDLSGTIVGVTAEGNLRVNLETDDAKKLITPEIYVQPGTISLGYRKTFV, encoded by the coding sequence GTGGGATTTGATCAGCAAAAATTGTCAGCAGCCCTGAAAGCCGGGCGTAAGTACGAATATTTACCGTTTTCTCTACATATTTTTACTAGTGTCGCTTCGACTAACCAAACTCTACACAGCTTATTAGAACAGGGCGCTGGTGCTGGATGCGTAGTAATTGCTACACAACAAACTGCTGGAAGGGGACAATGGGGTCGCCAGTGGCTCTCTGCAACTGGGGGGCTATACCTTTCTGTAGCCATTACCCCCGACTTAGAAGCTAGCAACGCTTACCAACTAACTTTAGCTAGTGCTTGGGGAATCGCCGCCCGATTGCAAAAATGTGGTGTTGGCGTCGGAATTAAATGGCCAAATGATTTAGTCTTAGAAGGACGTAAACTCGGTGGTATTCTCACTGAAACCAAAATATACCAAAGTAAAATTACTCAAGCAGTGATTGGTGTAGGTATCAACTGGGCAAACCCAGTACCAGAAACGGGAATTAATTTAGTATCCTGGCAAGCTTCTCAGAATTTTCCCCCGATATCTTGTCTAGAAATGCTCACCTGTGAAGTTTTACTAGGAATAGAATCCGGGGTGCAGTGTCTTTTTGAAGAAGGAATAAGCATCATCTTGTCTCATTATTCAGACTTATTGATCAACATTGGCGATCAGGTGCGGATCAATGACCTTTCTGGCACTATAGTCGGGGTGACTGCTGAAGGTAACTTAAGGGTAAATTTGGAAACAGATGATGCCAAAAAACTAATCACACCAGAAATTTATGTCCAACCCGGTACAATCAGTTTGGGATACCGTAAAACTTTCGTCTAA
- a CDS encoding M23 family metallopeptidase: MTQRSNSAHNHLQNMTKKRFASTLPAQSLCWLGSVSLLSSGFVLAQTETSIDNIVPTIENSQPAATNPVKENIAAPEVTQPQPEITQRQTRLRKRLRSRNVSPAKEPVAQSKPQVESAPTAPANVREEKPQVEIAKPVSPRSIPEKAPVVTQPANNTNSTATRTEEKTKDYNNAYIDPTEYKNDAVGKYQAPNSVVITERSSGCQATLPAGQGASPCAKAPTASNQSLAVHSKTTPSWLKKSQNTQVANIPAVRRPVPTVNHSNWRSPQRVAATDATTKAFRPNRYIPQPSEFSPTKINATPIAPSGGALPEPMAEGNAAPRPSTVAYDFPLASTLPQIAYTGRVAYSGSGMMFPLTVPTPITSLFGWRIHPITGDRRFHAGTDLGAPMSTPVLAAGKGQVETADWQGGYGLAVVINHGSAQQTLYGHLSEIFVQPGQVVEPGTVIGRVGSTGNSTGPHLHFEVRHLTPEGWVATDPGVQLQTALSQMVQSLRTAQVEQRPGK, translated from the coding sequence ATGACGCAGCGCTCTAACTCTGCCCATAATCATTTGCAAAATATGACAAAAAAACGCTTTGCTTCCACGCTCCCAGCACAGAGTCTCTGTTGGCTTGGCAGTGTTAGCCTTCTTAGCAGTGGCTTCGTGTTAGCTCAAACAGAAACATCTATAGACAACATCGTTCCCACTATTGAAAATTCTCAACCAGCAGCGACAAATCCAGTTAAAGAAAATATTGCTGCACCCGAAGTCACCCAACCACAACCGGAAATAACTCAAAGGCAAACTAGGCTCAGAAAAAGACTCAGAAGCCGAAATGTGTCACCAGCAAAAGAACCAGTCGCCCAATCCAAACCCCAGGTAGAATCTGCCCCAACCGCACCTGCTAATGTGAGGGAGGAGAAGCCTCAAGTAGAAATAGCCAAACCAGTTTCGCCCCGCTCAATACCAGAAAAGGCTCCAGTTGTTACCCAGCCAGCAAACAACACCAATAGCACTGCTACTAGAACAGAAGAAAAAACTAAAGATTACAATAACGCTTATATTGACCCTACAGAATACAAAAATGACGCTGTAGGCAAATATCAAGCACCAAACTCCGTGGTAATCACAGAACGTTCTAGCGGCTGTCAAGCAACTTTGCCGGCGGGACAAGGAGCTTCTCCCTGCGCCAAAGCACCCACTGCGAGCAATCAGTCCCTGGCTGTCCACAGCAAAACAACACCCAGTTGGTTGAAAAAAAGTCAAAATACTCAAGTGGCGAATATTCCCGCTGTGCGTCGCCCAGTCCCAACAGTGAATCATAGCAATTGGCGATCGCCTCAACGAGTTGCTGCTACTGATGCAACTACCAAAGCCTTTCGCCCCAATCGCTATATTCCCCAGCCCAGCGAATTCTCCCCCACAAAAATTAATGCTACTCCCATAGCACCCAGTGGTGGTGCTTTACCTGAGCCAATGGCAGAAGGTAACGCCGCACCTCGTCCTAGCACCGTAGCATATGATTTTCCCCTGGCGTCAACACTACCGCAAATTGCCTACACAGGCAGAGTTGCTTATAGTGGTTCGGGAATGATGTTTCCCCTTACTGTCCCCACGCCAATTACTTCTTTGTTTGGCTGGCGGATTCATCCGATCACAGGCGATCGCCGTTTCCATGCTGGTACGGATTTAGGCGCGCCAATGAGTACACCAGTTTTAGCCGCTGGTAAAGGTCAAGTGGAAACAGCAGATTGGCAAGGTGGCTATGGTTTAGCCGTGGTGATTAACCACGGTTCCGCTCAACAAACTCTCTACGGTCACTTGTCAGAAATCTTTGTCCAACCCGGTCAAGTGGTGGAACCAGGAACTGTCATCGGTAGAGTTGGGAGCACGGGTAACTCCACAGGCCCTCACCTGCATTTTGAAGTCCGCCACTTGACACCAGAAGGCTGGGTTGCAACTGACCCCGGTGTGCAATTACAAACCGCCCTCAGCCAAATGGTTCAATCTTTGCGGACAGCCCAGGTTGAACAGCGCCCAGGCAAATAG
- a CDS encoding riboflavin synthase: MFTGLIQALGTIKPLGGDSWQITCLSQSCEIVMQDLANGDSVAVDGVCLTVEKVLKNGFIATASPETLRRTTLGDERSPQKYVNLETSLRVGSKVGGHFVMGHVDGVGQMLAAEQTATSWEMTFTAPEAIARYIVPKGSIAVNGISLTVAAYEPELSQFTVAVIPLTYAETNLRYLTPGDVVNLEGDILGKYVEKFTSPTNQHSKEEITPTFLAEHGYL, from the coding sequence GTGTTTACAGGATTAATCCAGGCTTTAGGAACAATCAAACCCCTAGGGGGCGATTCTTGGCAAATTACTTGCCTTAGTCAGTCTTGTGAAATCGTGATGCAAGACCTAGCTAATGGTGACAGTGTTGCAGTTGATGGTGTTTGTTTGACAGTAGAAAAAGTTTTAAAAAATGGATTTATTGCCACTGCATCACCAGAAACTTTGCGGCGTACGACTTTGGGAGATGAGCGATCGCCACAAAAATATGTTAATCTTGAAACCTCGTTGCGAGTGGGTAGCAAAGTCGGTGGTCATTTCGTCATGGGTCATGTAGACGGAGTGGGTCAAATGCTAGCTGCAGAGCAAACAGCTACTTCTTGGGAAATGACATTCACCGCACCTGAAGCGATCGCGCGCTACATAGTTCCCAAGGGTAGCATAGCCGTAAACGGTATCAGTCTCACAGTCGCCGCTTACGAACCAGAATTGTCCCAGTTTACAGTGGCGGTAATTCCCCTCACCTACGCCGAAACGAATCTCCGCTACCTGACACCTGGCGACGTGGTAAATCTGGAAGGAGATATCCTCGGTAAATATGTAGAAAAATTCACTTCTCCCACTAACCAACACTCAAAAGAAGAGATTACACCCACATTCCTAGCGGAACATGGGTATTTGTGA